TGCACAGCGCACCGGCTACCAGGCAGGCCAGCCCGACCACGGCGGCCGCTACCCGCACCACATGAAACGCCGCCCAGCGGTCGCGCAATAGCTGCCTTGAGTGCCATTCCTAATAGGGGTTTTCCTGCCAACCCCAGACGCGGCCAAGCCCGCTTTACTTTACCACATCGAACACAGCAGTTATAACCTAGCCGTCGGCCGGCTGAAGAAAGTCGCGAATGGCGTCGGCCGCCAGCTGCGGGTAGAAGTAGTGGGCAAAATGGTCGCCGGGCAATGCTACGAAGGGCTCGTCGGGCAGGCGAATAACGTTGTCGCGCCGGGCGTGCAGGCGCAACTCGGGCTGACTGGTGAGCGGCGGCACCGGCGCAAACAGCACCTGCAGCTGCTGGTGCACGTAGCGGCGGCGCAGGCCAGCCATGCCCTCGACGAGCTGCGCGTGCAGGGCCCGCGACTCGTCGCGCCGGTACTGGCGCTTGAAGCGGTTGAGCATAAACCGGCTCTGCATGAGGCCCGACAAGGCCGTGAAACCCAGCAGACGTGGGCTGCGGATGGCCGCCACAATCTTGGCCTGGTCGGTAAACGAGCTGAGCAAGATGGCCGTAGCCCCGGTCAGCTCCTTGATATGGGCCGCAATCCAGCCGCCCATCGAGTGGCCGATGAGCACGTCGGTGGGCCCGATGTGGTAGCGCGTGGCCAGGTGCCGGGCCAGGCGCACCACATTGACCCCGCCCTGGGGTGCCAGGCGGCAAACTCTTCGGCCAGGTCCAGCGAAAGTACTTCCTCAAACGGAGGCAACAGCGGCAGCAGGGGGTCAAAAATGGTGCGGTCTTCGGTGTAGCCGTGGAGCAGCAGCAGGCGTTTCATGCGGAAAAAAGGAGGCTAACGGGCCGAGGCCCAGCGCGCCCACAACGCGCAGGTGCAGCAGAAGCTAGCCACCACCGTGTGGGCCAGTGGCTGTAAAAGCTGATACCAAACCTCAGGCTGGGGTTTCGTCTTATTAGGAAACCCGTTTTGGTCGTGGGGCATTACCCAACGCGCTTACTGCAAAGGTAGGACTAGCCACTAGGCCACCCCCAACTTTTTAGCCCTATCTAGCTAAACAGCTTAGGAATAAATCAGAACCGCGCTATTGCCCGCAGATTGACTACACGCTGCGAGAGGTAGCTGGGCACGGCGTAGGTGCGGCCGTTTACGTCCTGCAGGTAGCTGTAGCCGGCCACGTTGTTGGCGCCCAAGATATTGAGGATTTCCAGGCCTAGCCACAGGCTTTCGAGCGAGTACAGGTGCGGCTGGGGAGCTACGCGCAAGCTCACCACTTTGGAGAAGCCGATATCGACGCGCTGGTAGGCCGTGGTGAGGGCGCCGTCGCCGCGGTACTGCGGCAGGCCCGGCGGGCTGAAGGGCAGGCCGGTGCCAAACACCAGGTTCACGTAGCCGCGCACCGAAGGGTTGTCGGGCAGGTGGTCCTGGAAGAAGATGCTGGCCGTAAGGCGCTGGTCCTGCGGCCGGCGGATGTAGCCGAGCGTCTGGTAGCCGGTGCGCTTGCCAGTGGCGTCGTAGGTAGCGGTGGTGTCGCCCTTTTCCTGGGTGGTGAGCAGGCCCAGGCTCAGCCACGACTCCACGCCCTTCACAAACTCGCCGCTCAGGCGGGTTTCGAGGCCGGCGGCGTAGGCCGTAGCCTGGTTGGTGGCGTAGTAGCGCAGGCGCACGTTGTCGACCTCGTAGGGAATAACGTCGGTGAGGTACTTATAAAAGGCTTCGGTGTTGAGCCGGAAGGGCCGGTTCATCAGGTGCAGCTCGACCTGGCGGCCCACCACGAAATGCAGCGATTTCTGGGCGCGCAGCTCGGGGTTGAGCTGGCCCTGGAAATTGCGCAGCTCGCGGTAGAACGGCGGCTGGGCGTAGAGGCCGGTGGCCAGCTTCCAGCTGCGCTCGGGGTGGCGGCGGTCGCGGGACGAGAATTGCAGGCGCGGGCTGATGACGAGCTGCTGATTTTCCGTCCAGTAGTGCGCCCGCACGCCGTAGGTCAGGGTTTTGAGCGAGTCGATTTGCCAGGTATGCTGCACGTAGCCCTGGGTGCGGGTGCTGAGCAAACTCAGGTCGGCCGCCAGGCGGGTGCGCCGGGCGTCGGGCACGTAGCCGGCCGAGTCGGCAAAGCTGTACTCATCGATTTGGTCGTGAATGCTTTCGCGGCCAATTTTCACCCCAAACCGCACCGTGTGCGGGCCGAGCGGGTCGCCGCCGGGGTTCCAGCGGCCGCGCAGCTCGGCCGTAAATACCCGCGCCGTGAGGTCGTTGCGGGCGTGGTTGAACGAGGAGCCGATGTTGCGCTGGCGCACCGTCTGGTTGAAATCGGGGCTGCTGGGGTCGCGGTTGACGTCGGCGAAGGTGTAGGCCGCCTCCACGTCGCGAAACTCAAACTCGCGGGTGCTCAGGGCCGAGGCCAGCAAATCGAGCTGCAAGCCGGGGTGGAAATTGTGGCGCAAGTCGAAGCCCGTCTGATAGGTATCGTACTGCATGCGCTCGCGCCCGTCGTAGTAAATGTTGACCCGGGAAAACTGATTGACGGCCGTCGAGAATGTCACCTGCCCGCTCACCGGCACGAAGCGGTAGTCGTTGTGGGCTACCACACCCAGGATACCCAGGCTGGTTTTCTGCATATTATCCTGCTTGCCCAGCCCGATATTTACGTAGGCCTGGCCGTCGTAGAACGTCGGGTTGTACTGGCCCTGATTCTGCTTGAGGGCGTTGAAGACGTACTGCGCATTTTTGTAGCGCACGCCGGCCAGGTAGCTCACCCGGCCGCCGGCCGAGCGCGCCTCGGTGTGCACGGCGGCGCCCACGAGGCTAGCCGTGGCCGAGGCCGCGAATTTTTCGGGCTCCTTGTACTGAATATCGAGCACCGACGAGAGCTTGTCGCCGTACTTGGGCTGCCAGCCGCCGGTACTGAAATCGACTTTCTGCACGAGGTCGGGGTTGATGAAGCTCAGGCCTTCCTGCTGCGCCTGCGTCACCAGAAACGGCCGGTACACCTCAAAGCCATTGACGTAGAGCAGGTTCTCGTCGTAGTTGCCGCCGCGCACGTTGTAGGTGCTCGTGAGCTCGTTGTTGCTCACCACGCCGGGCAGGGTCTTGAGAATGGCGTTGAAATCGCCGAAGGGTGAGGGCAGCACCTTAGCCGTCTGGGGGTCGAGTTGCACCAGGCTGGCCTGCTCGCGGGTGTCGGCCCCGGCGGCGCGGGCGCGCACCGTCACGCTGCCCAGGGCCCGCGCATCGACTTGCAGGGCTAGCCGCAGCGGCTGGCCGGCCGCCTCGGGCAGGCGCAGCGGCTGGCGCAGGGTTTGGTACCCTAGCCGGCGCACCACCAGCACGGCCAAGCCGCTCACCGGCCGCAGCAGGCGCAGGGTAAAGCGGCCCTGCGCATCGGTGGTGGCGCCGCCGGGCTGGCCTTCGAGGCCCACTACTACCAGCTCCAGGTGCTGGCCCTGGGCATCGCGCACGGTGCCGGTGAGCACGGTAGTCTGGGCGGCAGCCGGCGCGGAAACTTGCTGGGCCAGCACCGGGCCGGCCGCTGGCAGGCTGCTTAAGAGGATAAAAAGAGGTAGAGGCTTCAACGCAGAGGCAGCAGAAAAAACGGTTCCGTAAAGCTACGCCGGGGCTAGCCGGCCCGGCGGCGGGCCAGTCGGCTTTTTCAACTCCGGTCGCGCAGCTTTCCGTATGCGGCCAGCTTAGTTATTTGCGGCCTGCTCTTGAGCAGCTTCGCGCAAGGTTTGGCGCAAGCCGGCCAGGGTGGCCACCGGCCCGCCGCCCGACTTAAACACGAAGCTGCCGGCCACCAGCACGTCGGCCCCGGCCTGCACCAGGGCGGCGGCATTGGCCTGGCTCACGCCGCCATCGACTTCGATGAGGGCCGCCGAGCCGGCGTCGAGCAGTAATTCCTTTACTTCGGCCACCTTCTGCAAGGTGTGCGGGATGAACTGCTGGCCGCCGAAGCCGGGGTTGACCGACATCACCAGCACGAGGTCGAGGTCGGCGGCAATGTCTACTAATAGGCTGGCCGGGGTGGCGGGGTTCAGGGCCACGCCGGCGGTGCAGCCCAGGCTTTTAATCTGCTCCACCACGCGGTGCAGGTGCGGGCAGGCCTCGTAGTGCACCGTCAGGTGGGTAGCGCCCGCGTCGCGGAAGGCGGACAGGTAGTCCTGGGGCCGCGCTATCATCAGGTGCACGTCGATGGGCTGGCGGGCGTGGGGCCGCAGGGCTTCGAGAATGGGCAGGCCAAAGGAAATATTAGGCACAAAGCGGCCGTCCATCACGTCGAAGTGCAGCCAGTCGGCCTCGGCGGTGGCCAGCAGCTCGGCGGTGGCCTGGATGTTGGCCAGGTCGCTGGCTAGCAGCGAGGGGGCTAGCAGCGGCTCACGGCGGGCGGCGGGGCGGGAAGTAGTAGCGCTCATAGGCCCCAAAAATACGCCGCCGGCCCGCAGGAGCACACCAGCCCGACCCTAGCCATACCTGGCACGCTTGGAATTAACAAGGGAGAATTAAAAATGAACATCTCTCATTTTTAATTCTCCCTTGTTAGTTTTAATTCCTACACGCTACTCGGCTTTCTTCTCAAAGGGGCGCCAGTCGAGCTCGCCGCTATCCTTGCGGCGCAGGAAATAGGACTGGTCGTCGTCCTTGTTTTTGCCGAAGGTGAGGTCGCCCCGGCACGAGAGGCATTTGACGGAGGTATATTTAAATTTACCCTGGGCCACGCGCGAGGTGAGGTCGAGGTTGTCGGAGCCGCAGAGGCCGCAGGCCGCCACGTCGGGAAAGCTCAGGCGGTCGTACTCGGCCACGGCTTCGTGCAGGTTGCCGCCCTGCACGGTGAAGTGAAACTGGCGGCGCCCGATGCGCTTGGTGGTCATTAGCTGTAACATGAAAACGGGTGGTCTGATTGACGCTTGAAAGATACGGCTTTTTCTGAATACAGCCAATATTATTAGGCGCATTAAGCCAATTTAATTAGCAAGCTACTGTCGGATGAACCGGGCCGTTTGCGCGGGCCCGCCGGCCAGCGGCTGCACCGCGCACAGGTAGGTGCCGGGGGCCAGCGCGCGGCCCGGCAGGCGCAGGGGCACCGTGGCGGCGGGGCTGGCCGGCAGCAATTGCTCACCGATGAGCGCGCCTTTGCTGTCGCGCACGCGCACGCGCAGCGCCTGCCCGCGCAGGCTGGCCGGCAGGGCCAGCATCAGCTCATCGAGGTGGCTGGGATTGGGAAACACGGCTAGCGGCTCGCCGGCGGGGGCGGCAGTTTTAGCGGCTAGCGGGGCGCCGGGGTGCAGCAGGTTGTAGGCCGCCTTAAAATCGACGATGCCATAGCCGAGGGTATTGTCGGGATTTTGGGCCTGCGAAGCACCCGCTTCGAGCGCGGCGATAACCTGCTGGGCCGTCAGTGTAGGATTAGCCTGCCAGAAGCCGGCTACCAGCCCGGCCAATTCGGGGCAGGCGTAGGAGGTACCGTTGCCGCGCACCGCCACCCCGCTCGGCGCCAGCACGGCCGAGGCTACGCCCATGCTGGCGAGCGTGGGCTTAAGGCGCCCGTCGGCCGTAGGGCCGTAGGAGCTGAAGCCGGCGTGGTTGCGCAGCGAATCGACGGCGCCCACGGTGATAATGCTATCGGCATCGGCGGGCACGCCGATGTAGTGCCAGCTGTTGTTGCCATCATTGCCGGCCGAGTTTACGACTACCATGCCGGCGCGGGCGGCCCCGAGCGCGGCGAGGCTGGCGATGGCCGTGCGGCCGTTGAGCTGGGCGTAGGTGTGCGAGAGGGCCGCGTCGTCGAAGGTGTTATAGCCTAGCGACGAGCTGATAACATCCACCCCGGCCGAGTCGGCGTACTCGGCGGCGGCCAGCCAGTTGGCTTCTTCCATCGGCGACTCGCTGTCCACATCCTCCGTGATGCAGAGGTGAAACGTGGCGCGCGGCGCGGTGCCCACGTAGTAGCCCGGCAGCTCGCCGCCGATGAGGCTGAGGCAGGCCGTGCCGTGGCCGTTGCGTAAATACACGCTGCGGCCGCCGTCCACGAAGTTGCGGGTGCTGGCCACGCGGCTCTGAGTCTGAATATTTTGCAGGGCCGTAATCTGGTTGGCGCCCGGAAAGCCGGCGTCGAAGATGGCAATCTGCATGCCCTCGCCGCGGTAGCCGGCGTCGTGCATGGCCACGGCCCCGATGAGCTGGTTTTGGGCGTAGGCTTTGCCGTAGGTGGCGCGGGGGCTGGCGGGGGCGGGCGGCGCGGGGTGGGCGTCACGGCCGGGGCGGGCGCCGGGGCCTGGGGCGGCACCAGGCTCAGCAGCTGGGCGCTGCGCACGCCGGGCAGCTGCTGCACCCGCGCCAGGGTGGCCGAGTCGCAGGCCAGCGCCGCGCCGTTGAGCCAGCGCGAAGTAAGCAGCACCTGCGGGCGGCCGCTCACGGCGCGCACCTGGGCCAGGTAGGCGGGGCTAACCGGCAAGTCGCGCGCCCGCACGGCAATGCCCTGGCGACTGCGCCGGGCCAGCGCCCGCGCCGAAAGGAAGGCTTGCGGCTGGCCTACGGTGTAGGGCGTGCCGGCTTTGTCCTTGAAATACACGAAGTAGCGGCGCACCAGCGAAGCTGTTTGAGCGTGGCTGGCCGGGGCGGCCCCCAGCAGGGTGGTCAGCAGCAGGGCTACTGAGCCGAATACATTTTTCATATGAAGGATTTTTCTTCCAACTGGGAGAATTTACGCGCTACGTATTCGTTGCCCGGACGAAGTAAGTACGTTGCATAGTGCAGAAGGCGGCCGCGCTAGGCTACCGGGCCGGGTGCGCGGCCGGGTAGGGTTGCGACGCGGATGTCTCGTGCAAGTAAACCAGGGCATCGAATGCTTTGGACAGGGGTGCATACCACATAAACTGGCCATTCAGGCCGTTGGGCGCCGTTTCACCAATCTGCCGAAACTTGCGGCGCGTGGTCAGCCACTTGTCGGCCACGGCGGCGCTACGCAGCTGCAGGAAATAGGTGGGCGGGGTAGCCTGGTCGAGCCACGTCTCAAAGGAGTTGGGAACGGGAGGCGCTAGCCCGAGGGCCCGGAAAGACCCGTCCGGGTCGAAGACGCTGGCCGTGCCGTGGCCCGTGGCGAAGCCCACGGCCACGTAGGCCGGCCCCAGTTGCTTGGCCAGAAGCTGGCCCAGTCGTGGCTGGTCATCATCGCGCCGAATATGTTGATTGTGCGCCCACACCACGACTTTGGCCGTCGGCTCTTGCTGAAGCAGCCAAGCTACGTTGGTGGCCATTGCCTGGTCACGCACCGTGTTATACTTCGCAAAGTTTTGCCCCAGTAGCTCGGCCCGCTGCCGCAGTACCTGCCCATGCTGCTGCATCGCCGCCGGGGCCACCACCGCCTGCAGGTGCTGCACCAGCTCGTCGGAAAGGCGCACGAGGCGCTGCTTAGCGGCGGCCGAAGCCTGATTGGGCGCGGTATAGGCGGTGCGCAGGCTTCGTACCTGCCGCTGGAGCACGGTATCGGCCCGCTGGGTGGCGAAGTGCGCTAGGCGGAGCAGGTTGGGCTCGGGATTTTGCATGTCAATGCCCACGTAGCGAATCTTGGCGGCGTGCTGCTGGTTGTAGGCGCGCAGCCACTCCACCATGTCCCAGAATTCGGTAGTGTCCCAGATGTGGAAGCCCACGGCCTGGTGCACCGTGAGCGAGTCGCCCGCCCCCGTCTGGATGTACTCGTTCAAAATTTCGGCGTACCCGTAATCGACTTCGAGAGCTAGCGTAGTGAAGCCCTGCTGCGTCACCAGGTATTCCAGCAGCCGGTGCTTGAGCTGGAATACTTCGTGCGAGCCGTGCGTGCATTCGCCCAGGCCCACCACCCGCGCCGGCGCCACCACGGGGGCCAGCGGAGCCAGGTCGGCAAACCCGCTGCCGGCCCGCACCGCTGTAATCGGAGCGACCTGCTGGTTGAGGCGGGCAATATCGGCCGGGGCCTGAGCTTGTAGCTGGCTGAAAGCCAGCAGCAAAAGTAAGCCCAGCCAGCTGCGGGCCGGCCAGTTGGCTGGAGTAGTGGGGCGGCCGTTCGGGAAGGGGCTGCTCATAGGGCGACGAAAAAAAACGTACCTACCCCCCTCGCCTACCTGCGCAGCTCCGGCACGCATAGCGTGGGCACCACTACGTCGTTGGGGGGTGGCGGGCTGCAAATGTACCACCAGGCAGTTGCCGTAGGGGGCTTAGAGTCAGTGTCTTCCACTTATCGGCTGCGAACTCAGGATAAGAGCTGCTAAACTAGGTAGTTTGCCGGGTGCCGCCCGGCCCCAACGCCCACCGGCCGGCTCGCTGGGTAGCAAGCCGGCCGGTGGGCGTTGGCTTCAACTTGAGCACCACCTAAATCGTGCCCGAATCAATGAGCACTTCGTCGTGCGCGGTGCCGCTTTGAACATTCTTAAATAGGTTCGTTGACCCGTCGGGGTTCGTCGTGTAAGTAGCGAAGCTGAAGCGCCGCCGCAGTATCAGGCCCACGCCGTTGGCATACACCTGCCGCAGGCCCATCTGGTTGAGGGCATTCAGATTCTCGATGCCGCCGTCGAGCGTCAGCTTAGTCAATACCGTATTGTCGTAGGTTTTGGCTGGCTGGCTGCCACTAGCGGGCGTGGTATAGGGCGTACCCACGCTGGGACCGTAAATCCGGGTTTGACTGGTAATGGTATCGGGCGAGCCGTTGAGGGCATTGACGTTCCAGCCCCGCCCGGCGCGCGCGGGGTAAATCAGCTCCACGGTGCGCACGTTGTTGCGCGTGAGCAGCACGGCCTGGGCCGAGGGCTGCACCACCAGCACGCTGTCGTCGACCCAGGCGGCGCTGGCGCTGGCCCGCTTGGAGCGCACGAGGCGGTAGGCGGGCTTGCCAGCCGCATCGGTAAACTGCTCGCTCACGCGCTCCCGAAACTGGTAGCTCGTGGCCGCGGGCGTGGCATTGGTCCACACGGAGTCCGTCACGGCGTAGGTGCGGTAGGTGCCCACCACCACCGGAAAATAATCGACTACCGGGTTGGGCACGACCGACTCGTGGCGGCAGCCGGCCAGCAGCAGCGGCAGGGCGAGCCACCGGCCGGATTTTAGGGCGGATAACAAGCCAAAACGTAGATTCATACAAGAAAATCTGTTCATAAAAATACCTTGCCGGCCACCTAAGGAAGCAGCCGGCAAGGTACTAACGGTCAGCTATAACTAGGTGGTATACCGGCAGCCTAGGCCAGCGCAGCGCTAGCCACCAGCGCCGGCACCTCGCCGATAACGTGGCGCTGAATCCAGCCGCCGCCCAGCACGTCGTCGCCGTCGTAGAACACGGCCGCCTGGCCGGGCGTGATGGCGTGCACCGGCTCGGGAAAGTAGATATTGATGCGGTCGGCCTCTACCTGCTCCAGAAACGCCGGCGCGCCGGCGTGGTGGTAGCGCACCTTCACCACGGCCGGCACCAAGCCGCGGCCGGCCAGGCTAGCCAGCTTGCCCATGTTGAGCTTGTGCACGGTGGTGGCGGTGCTGGCCAGCTCATCGTAATTGCCTAAAACCACCTCATTGGTATCGGGCCGGATGGCCGTGACGTAGGCCGGGAAGCCCAGCGCAATGCCCAGCCCCTTGCGCTGCCCGATGGTGTAAAACGGGTAGCCTTCGTGCGGGCCCAGGTCGCGGCCGTCGCGGTCTACAAACCGGCCGCCGGCCACGCGGGCCTCCAGCCCCGGCACGCGGCGGCGCAGAAAGCCCCGGTAGTCGTTGTCGGGAATAAAGCAGATTTCGTAGCTCTCGGGCTTGTTGACCAGGGCCGTGAAGCCCCGGCGCCGCGCCTCGTCGTAAATCTCGGCTTTGCGCATAGCGCCCAGCGGAAACAGCGTGCGGCTCAGGCTCTGCTGCGTCACGCCCCACAGCGCGTAGCTCTGGTCCTTATTTTCGTCGAGGCCTTTGCTCACGATAAAGCGCCCGCTAGCCTCGTCCTGGCGGATTTGGGCGTAGTGGCCGGTGGCGATGAACTCGCAGCCGAGCTGGTCGGCGCGGCGCAGCAGGGCATCCCACTTGATGTGGGTGTTGCAGAGCACGCACGGGTTGGGGGTGCGGCCGGCCAGGTATTCGTCGGTAAAATTGTCGATGACAAAATCGCCGAATTCCTCCCGAATGTCGATGATATAGTGCGGGAAGCCCAGGCGCACGGCAATGTCGCGGGCATCGTTGATGCTGTCCAGGGAGCAGCAGCCGGTTTCCTTTTTCGAGCCGCCGGCGCTGGCGTAGTCCCAGGTTTTCATCGTCATGCCCACTACTTCGTAGCCGGCTTCGTGCAGCAGCACGGCGGCCACCGACGAGTCGATGCCGCCACTCATGGCCACGAGGACGCGGCCCTTGGTTGGGGTTGGGTTCATTAAGAGGGCTAGCCACTCAGGGAGGTGAACGTTCCGACTGGCGCCGCTGCAAAGATAGTGAACAGGGCATGGTGCGCAGTGAACACTTGTCGGAGCGACCTTTGCGGCTCGGGAGCGCACTGCTCACTGCTCCTTGTTAACGTTAACTGCTCACTGAAAAATGTCTCTTGCCATTCCCGTGCTCGTGCGCGGCATCAATAACCTGTCCGACGCCCGCTACTGCGCCGGCATGGGCGCCCAGGGCCTCATTTTCACGCTCGATGCCAACCTGCCCGACGCCGTGGCCGCCGCCACCGCCCGCGAGCTGGCCGGCTGGGTGGCCGGCGTCGACATCATCGGCGAATTCGGCCACGTGGCCGGGCCCGAAATCAACCGCCTGGTCGAAGAATGTGGCCTCACCGGCGTGCTGCTGCGCCTCGACCGCGCCCGCCAGGCCTGGCCCGAAGGGCTAGCCGTGCCCGCCCTGGTAGAGGTGCCCGGCGACCTCGTTATCAAGCAGGCGCACTTCGCGGCCGCGCTGGCCGACCTCACGGCGGCTTTTCCGCAGGGCTTCGCGCTCTTCACCACCCCGCCCCACTACTACCCTAGCGACTACGCCTACTGGCACCAACTGGCCCGCCAGGCGCCGCTGTGGCTGGCCGGCCCCACCAACCCCACCGAGGCCGCCGACCTCGCTCAGCAGGTGCACCCGGCCGGCCTCGTCCTGGCCGGCGGCGACGAAATAAAGCCCGGCCTGCGCGACTTCACCGAGCTCGAAGCCGTGTTTGAAGCGCTGGAAGAGGCCTAGCCTTTGTTGAAAAACATTCTACTGCCCAGCCCGGGGCTAGCCAGCCACGGGCTGGGCTTTTTGGCGAATCAGCTATTTTTTACAGCGAAAACCGCACGTACTTGATGGGCACGCCCACGGCGCGGTACTTGCCTTCGAAGTGCGTCTGGATGCCCTGGGCCGCGGCAAAAGCCGGGTCGGTTTCGGCGTAGAGGTCGCGGGTAGCTACTTCGATTTGGGCGGCAGGGCGGCTGGCCAGCATTTCCATTGTGTAGTCGAAGAGGCCGGCGCTGTCGGTTTTGAGCTGGGCCACGCCGCCGGGAGCCAGCAGTATTTGGTACATATTAAGGAAGCGCGGCGAGGTGAGGCGGCGCTTGATGTCGCGGTCGCGGGGGCGCGGGTCGGGGAAAGTTATCCAGATTTCGCTGAGTTCGCCGGGCGCAAAATGCTCGGTGAGCTGGTGGGCCATGAGGCGCACAAACCCCACGTTGCGCAGGCCCAGCGCCTCGGCGCGGGTGCTGCCGCGCCAAATGCGCTCGCCCTTGATGTCGAGGCCCAGGAAATTTTGCTCGGGGTGGAGTTGGGCTAGCCCCACAGTGTACTCGCCCTTGCCGCAGCCTACTTCGAGCACCAGCGGGTGGTCGTTGTGAAAAAAATCGCCGCGCCAATGCCCGGCCAGGCGGCCAAAAGTGGCTTTGCCCGGCTCTACGATGTCGGGGCGGGTGGCGTTATCGGCAAAGCGCTGAAGTTTGATGCGGGGCACGGCGGGCGTTTGTTAACTAAAAAGGGCTGCAAAATTACGGTCGCCGCCTAGTTGTCGGGCGCGGCGGGGCGTTCTTCCTCCACCTTTTCTACCACCCGGCCCACGTACTTGCCCACGATGACGCTGACCACAAAGAGGTCGTAAAAATGCCCCACCAGCCCGAGCAGCACGGTGGCCTTACGGGCCACGTTGGTGAGGGGCACGATGTCGCCGTAGCCCACGGTGAGCAGGGTCACGAAGCTAAAGTAGTTGAGCGCCTGCACCGTACCCGGCTCGGGCGGCACATTGGCAAACGCCCCCGGCTGCACCACCTCGATGAGAATAAACAAGAACGTGCCCACCATGCCCAGCAGCACGAAGCCGCACATGGTAGCCGCCAGCAGCTCGGCCGATACGCGCCCCGCCCCCAGCACCTTGCGCAAAATACGCAGCGTAATGGCAAAGCAGAAAACACTGTATACCACCCCCGTATAAGCGCGCACCGACGGCCAGCCCCGCAGCTGGGCCGCTACCTCCAGGCCCAGCACCACCAGCAGGCACACCAGCAGCAGCCAGGGGCGCTCTTCGGCAAATACCAGCACGCCCACAGCCAGGTTTTGCAGCAGCAGGGCCGCAAACACGTGCGGGTCGGCGGCGGCCGGCGCAAAGCCCGACCCTAGCACCAGCAGCAACAGGCTGCCCATTAGTAGCTTGTAGCGGTGGCGGGCTAGCCGGGAATAGGGGTGGCGCAGGTAGTTCATGGGCGGGGAAGCTGGCGGCGCAAACATACCGGCTAGCCCGCTTGCTCGTACAGCTCAGTTACTTCGGCTACCACAAACGTGCTGCCGCCGATAAACACCACGTCGTCGGGCCCGGCCGCCGCGCGGGCGGCGGCCACGGCCGCCGGCACCGGCCCGTAGGCCCGTCCCGTGAGGCCCTGGCTGGTGGCGAGCGCGGCTAGCTCATCGGCCGGCAGGGCGCGCGGGATATCGGCCTGGCAGAAGTAATACGTGGCCTCGCCCGGCAGCAGGGCCAGCACCTTGGTCACGTCCTTGTCGTTGACGGTGCCGATAACCATATGCAGCTGCCGGTGCGGCACCCTGGCCAGCTGCGCCAGCACCAGGCGCAGGCCGCCTTCGTTGTGGCCCGTATCGGCCACCACCAGCGGGCGCTGGCCGATGATGCTCCAGCGCCCGCGCAGCCCGGTAAGGCGCGTAACCTCGCGCAGGCCCTGGCGCACAGCAGCTTCCGGAATAACGAATCCCTGGGCGCGCAGCTCATCCAGCACGGCCAGCACGCCGGGTAGGTTCAGGCGCTGGTAGTCGCCGAGCAGGCCCAGGTGCACCCCTTCTAAGTACGGTTGACCTTCGCGGTACACGTTCAGTACTTGCGTGCCCCTGATATAGTCATCGGCAGTAGTTTCGGCGGCCGGGTGCACCTCATAGCGCGCGTCGGCAAAGAGCAGCGCGCTTCCCTCCTGCCGGGCCTTGGCCTCGAATACGGCCGCCACCTCGGGCTGGGTCTGGCTCACTACCACCGGCCGGCCGGGCTTGATAATGCCCGCCTTCTCGCCGGCTATTTCGGGCAGCGTGTCGCCCAGCATGGCTTGGTGGTCGTAGCTGATATTGGTTATCAGCGACACCAGGGGGGTGATGATGTTGGTCGAATCGAGCCGGCCCCCTAGCCCCACTTCCACCACCGCCACATCAACCTGCTCGGCGGCGAAGTAGTCGAAGGCCAAGGCCACGCACATCTCAAAAAACGAGGGCTGCACGGTGGCAAATAAATTCTGGTGGCTAGCCACCCACTGCACCAGGTAGTCGGGGGCCAGCTCCTGCCCGTTCACCCGGATGCGCTCGGTAAACTCGCGCAGGTGCGGCGAGGTGTAGAGGCCCACTTTATAGCCGGCACTTTGCAGCACCGCCGCCAGCAGGTGCGAGCTGGAGCCCTTGCCGTTGGTGCCGGCCACGTGCACGCTTTTGAACCGGGCTT
The genomic region above belongs to Hymenobacter sp. BRD128 and contains:
- a CDS encoding erythromycin esterase family protein, encoding MSSPFPNGRPTTPANWPARSWLGLLLLLAFSQLQAQAPADIARLNQQVAPITAVRAGSGFADLAPLAPVVAPARVVGLGECTHGSHEVFQLKHRLLEYLVTQQGFTTLALEVDYGYAEILNEYIQTGAGDSLTVHQAVGFHIWDTTEFWDMVEWLRAYNQQHAAKIRYVGIDMQNPEPNLLRLAHFATQRADTVLQRQVRSLRTAYTAPNQASAAAKQRLVRLSDELVQHLQAVVAPAAMQQHGQVLRQRAELLGQNFAKYNTVRDQAMATNVAWLLQQEPTAKVVVWAHNQHIRRDDDQPRLGQLLAKQLGPAYVAVGFATGHGTASVFDPDGSFRALGLAPPVPNSFETWLDQATPPTYFLQLRSAAVADKWLTTRRKFRQIGETAPNGLNGQFMWYAPLSKAFDALVYLHETSASQPYPAAHPAR
- the mnmA gene encoding tRNA 2-thiouridine(34) synthase MnmA, whose amino-acid sequence is MNPTPTKGRVLVAMSGGIDSSVAAVLLHEAGYEVVGMTMKTWDYASAGGSKKETGCCSLDSINDARDIAVRLGFPHYIIDIREEFGDFVIDNFTDEYLAGRTPNPCVLCNTHIKWDALLRRADQLGCEFIATGHYAQIRQDEASGRFIVSKGLDENKDQSYALWGVTQQSLSRTLFPLGAMRKAEIYDEARRRGFTALVNKPESYEICFIPDNDYRGFLRRRVPGLEARVAGGRFVDRDGRDLGPHEGYPFYTIGQRKGLGIALGFPAYVTAIRPDTNEVVLGNYDELASTATTVHKLNMGKLASLAGRGLVPAVVKVRYHHAGAPAFLEQVEADRINIYFPEPVHAITPGQAAVFYDGDDVLGGGWIQRHVIGEVPALVASAALA
- the trmB gene encoding tRNA (guanosine(46)-N7)-methyltransferase TrmB, with protein sequence MPRIKLQRFADNATRPDIVEPGKATFGRLAGHWRGDFFHNDHPLVLEVGCGKGEYTVGLAQLHPEQNFLGLDIKGERIWRGSTRAEALGLRNVGFVRLMAHQLTEHFAPGELSEIWITFPDPRPRDRDIKRRLTSPRFLNMYQILLAPGGVAQLKTDSAGLFDYTMEMLASRPAAQIEVATRDLYAETDPAFAAAQGIQTHFEGKYRAVGVPIKYVRFSL
- a CDS encoding potassium channel family protein; protein product: MNYLRHPYSRLARHRYKLLMGSLLLLVLGSGFAPAAADPHVFAALLLQNLAVGVLVFAEERPWLLLVCLLVVLGLEVAAQLRGWPSVRAYTGVVYSVFCFAITLRILRKVLGAGRVSAELLAATMCGFVLLGMVGTFLFILIEVVQPGAFANVPPEPGTVQALNYFSFVTLLTVGYGDIVPLTNVARKATVLLGLVGHFYDLFVVSVIVGKYVGRVVEKVEEERPAAPDN
- a CDS encoding folylpolyglutamate synthase/dihydrofolate synthase family protein translates to MNYPETLAWLYAQLPMYQRVGAAGFKKGLGNTEALAEALGHPEARFKSVHVAGTNGKGSSSHLLAAVLQSAGYKVGLYTSPHLREFTERIRVNGQELAPDYLVQWVASHQNLFATVQPSFFEMCVALAFDYFAAEQVDVAVVEVGLGGRLDSTNIITPLVSLITNISYDHQAMLGDTLPEIAGEKAGIIKPGRPVVVSQTQPEVAAVFEAKARQEGSALLFADARYEVHPAAETTADDYIRGTQVLNVYREGQPYLEGVHLGLLGDYQRLNLPGVLAVLDELRAQGFVIPEAAVRQGLREVTRLTGLRGRWSIIGQRPLVVADTGHNEGGLRLVLAQLARVPHRQLHMVIGTVNDKDVTKVLALLPGEATYYFCQADIPRALPADELAALATSQGLTGRAYGPVPAAVAAARAAAGPDDVVFIGGSTFVVAEVTELYEQAG